The DNA sequence TGTCCACGCGCAACGACGATCCCCGGCGCGCCTCGCGCCCCTTCGACCGCGACCGCGACGGCTTCGTGATGGGCGAGGCGGCGTGCGTCCTCGTCCTGGAGGAGTACGAGCGGGCGAAGGCGCGCGGCGCGCACGTGTACGCCGAAATCCTCGGATACGGCACCAGCAACGACGCGCACCACATGACCGCGCCGCGCCCCGACGGCGCGCAGGCCGTGCGCGCGATGAACACCGCGCTGCGCACCGGCGGCGTGGCCCCGGAGCAGGTCGACTACGTGAACGCGCACGCCTCGTCCACCCCGCTGAACGACAGCACCGAGAGCCGCGTGATCCGCTCGGTGCTGGGCGAGCACGCCGAAAAAGCGATCGTGAGCGGCACCAAGGGGTACCATGCGCACTGCCTGGGCGCCACCGGCGCGGTCGAGGCGGCCATCACCGCGCTGGTCATCGAGCGCGGGTGGGTGCCGCCCACGCTGAACCTGGAGGAGCCCGGCGAGGAGTGCGACCTGTGCTACTCCACGGGACCGGGCGAGGCGCGAAACGTGCGGTACGCCGTCTCGAACTCGTTCGGCTTCGGGGGGATCAACGCCGCGCTGGCTTTCGGCGCGGCGAACGGCACCCCGCATCCCGGCGCGAACGGGAACGGAGCCACGCACGGCGGCGTCTGAGCGGACCGCCGTGTGAAGGTGCGCGCAAACGCGCGGACCACAACGGGTTGTGCTTGCTGGAAATCCCACCGCGTCCACTTGGGGCACGCGGGGAAATTGACTTCCGCTCTTGACCGGGTTAGCTTTGCCGGCTATGGGGATTTCCGGGAGACATCCTTAGCCCACGCAGGAGCAGCGAGTCCTCGAACACCACCGAGGCTCGCTGCTCTTGTTCTTTCAGAAAGGCGAACCGAAATGTTCTTGAGCTCACGGGCCCTCGACTCGTTCGACCAGTACCTGCATGACGTCGAGAAGTACCCGCTGATCGAAGACCCCGCCGAGGAGCGCGCGCTTGCTCACCGGGCTCGCAGCGGAGACAAGGAGGCCGCGGAGCGGCTGGTGACGGCGAACCTCCGGTTCGTCATCAGCTACGTGAAGAAGTACCAGGGCCGCGGGCTGGGCCTTGCCGAGCTCGTCTGCATCGGGAACGAGGGGCTGCTGAAGGCGGTGAAGAAGTTCGACCCCGACAAGGGGGTCAAGTTCATCTCGTACGCCGTGTGGTGGATCCGCCAGACGGTGCTGCAGGCGCTGGCCGAGCAGACCCGCTCGGTGCGCATCCCGCTGAACCAGAACTCCAACCTGGTCCGCCTCTCCCGGGTGGACACGGCGCTCACCCAGACGCTGGGCCGCTCGCCCACCGACGAGGAGATCGCCGACGAGATGGGCGAGCCGGTGGACACCATCCGCGCGCTGCGCCGGGTGGCCGCCAGCGAGCTTTCGCTCGACGCGCCGCTGGACCGCGGCGACCGCGACAGCGCCAGCTTCGGCGAGCGCTTCGCCGGCAGCGAGGCGGTGGAGATCGAGGAGGAGGTCGAGAGCCAGGCGCGGCGCGAGTTCCTGGAGAAGATGTTCGAGAAGTACCTCACCGAGCGCGAGCGCAAGATCCTGTACCTGTACTACGGGCTGGACGAGGGCGAGGAGCGTACGCTGGAGGAGATCGGGTCGATGCTG is a window from the Longimicrobium sp. genome containing:
- the fabF gene encoding beta-ketoacyl-ACP synthase II — translated: MSDTNGNGTPPRRRVVVTGIGAITPIGTGVEGLWEGLRRRESAVQRIDRFDPSPFRTQIAAQVNDFEPADYMDRQRVKRTERYAQFSIAASRLALENAGIDPAAEDPDRVGVLMGSALGGVAYGEGQFTSYVQNGVRGVDPLLALAVFNGAASCNVAIEFGFTGPNSTNGMSCASGAIAVGDGWRAIRDGDADVVLAGGVETPLAPLCYGAFAIIRAMSTRNDDPRRASRPFDRDRDGFVMGEAACVLVLEEYERAKARGAHVYAEILGYGTSNDAHHMTAPRPDGAQAVRAMNTALRTGGVAPEQVDYVNAHASSTPLNDSTESRVIRSVLGEHAEKAIVSGTKGYHAHCLGATGAVEAAITALVIERGWVPPTLNLEEPGEECDLCYSTGPGEARNVRYAVSNSFGFGGINAALAFGAANGTPHPGANGNGATHGGV
- a CDS encoding RNA polymerase sigma factor RpoD/SigA, whose product is MSSRALDSFDQYLHDVEKYPLIEDPAEERALAHRARSGDKEAAERLVTANLRFVISYVKKYQGRGLGLAELVCIGNEGLLKAVKKFDPDKGVKFISYAVWWIRQTVLQALAEQTRSVRIPLNQNSNLVRLSRVDTALTQTLGRSPTDEEIADEMGEPVDTIRALRRVAASELSLDAPLDRGDRDSASFGERFAGSEAVEIEEEVESQARREFLEKMFEKYLTERERKILYLYYGLDEGEERTLEEIGSMLGVTRERIRQIRNRAFEKLRESADGGALEGFWAVS